In a genomic window of Mus pahari chromosome 8, PAHARI_EIJ_v1.1, whole genome shotgun sequence:
- the Asb14 gene encoding ankyrin repeat and SOCS box protein 14 isoform X3 codes for MKKQLKRPFHNWKNILIPSDLKVNPSKLRMDHPSSDEDADADFDTQVIIQQSLLDVYKPGITQHTPGEERFHSFPSDEYKKIVEAIETVKYSSCSPMRCSKEDALAHFAKYHPAFDETNGNGWLPLHKAAVQLNKNILEITLNASEPSTWERATHNGETALFLAVSNNLLENAHFLLLKGCNPNAKTSEGNSPLLTAVLKDSYDMATLLTIHGADVNLRCANERTALHEAAKLGRLDMVKLMLTSGAYPDARSSYGFTPLALAAQGGHTEIMQLLLQKGADVHSQASDSSSVLLEAVRGGNPESVSLLLEYGADANIPKSSGHLPIHVAADKGHFLALKVLVPVTDIAAIKKSGISPVHCAAAGAHPQCLELLIRAGFDVNFMLDQRVRKHYDDQRKSALYFAVSNGDLSSVKLLLSAGALPNQDPVNCLQIALRMGNYELISLLLRHGANVNYFCRVNPLHFPSALQYTLKDEVMLRMLLNYGYDIERCFDCPHGERVHRFCTFEGWTSTVIKDTMFCEVITLSWLQHLSGKVVRVMLDYVDQVQICSKLKAVLEKQRLWPEIHFILTNPRSLQHLCRLRIRKCMGRLRLRCPVFMSFLPLPNLLKAYILYKEYDLFGQEHSTGTW; via the exons ATGAAAAAG CAGTTGAAAAGGCCTTTTCAcaactggaaaaatattttaattccttCTGACTTGAAAGTCAACCCATCCAAGCTCCGTATGGATCACCCCAGCAGTGACGAGGATGCAGATGCTGACTTTGACACCCAGGTCATCATCCAACAGAGTCTGCTGGACGTTTACAAGCCAGGGATAACTCAGCACACTCCGGGAGAGGAGAG ATTCCATTCCTTCCCAAGTGATGAGTATAAGAAGATAGTTGAAGCAATCGAGACAGTTAAGTACTCTTCCTGTTCCCCGATGCGGTGCA GTAAGGAAGATGCATTGGCACACTTTGCCAAATACCATCCAGCCTTCGATGAAACCAATGGAAATGGCTGGCTTCCTCTGCATAAGGCAGCAGTGCAGTTAAACAAGAACATCTTAGAAATAACCCTGAACG CTTCTGAACCCAGTACGTGGGAACGAGCCACCCACAATGGTGAAACGGCACTCTTTTTGGCTGTCAGCAATAACCTCCTGGAaaatgcccactttctccttctcaAAGGCTGCAATCCAAACGCTAAGACTTCTGAAGGCAATTCTCCTCTTCTTACAG CTGTTCTGAAAGACTCCTACGACATGGCCACCTTGCTGACCATCCACGGAGCAGATGTCAATCTCCGATGTGCCAATGAAAGGACAGCTCTCCATGAAGCTGCCAAGCTAGGCAGACTGGACATGGTAAAACTGATGCTGACTTCCGGAGCATACCCAGATGCACGGAGCTCCTACGGATTCACGCCCCTTGCCCTCGCTGCTCAAGGTGGACACACTGAGATCATGCAACTATTACTGCAGAAAG GAGCCGACGTTCACAGTCAGGCCTCTGACTCTTCCTCTGTTTTACTTGAAGCTGTTAGAGGAGGGAATCCAGAATCTGTGAGTCTGTTGCTAGAGTACGGAGCTGATGCCAACATTCCTAAGAGTTCAGGCCACCTGCCCATTCACGTGGCAGCTGACAAAGGCCATTTCCT AGCTCTAAAGGTATTGGTCCCAGTCACAGACATCGCAGCCATCAAGAAGAGTGGGATCAGTCCCGTTCACTGCGCAGCAGCTGGGGCGCACCCCCAATGCCTGGAGCTTCTCATTCGGGCTGGATTTGATGTGAATTTCATGCTGGATCAGAGAGTCCGTAAACATTATGACGATCAACGGAAGTCAGCCTTGTATTTTGCTGTTTCAAACGGTGACCTCTCTTCAGTTAAGCTGCTTCTCAGTGCTGGAGCTCTACCTAATCAAGACCCAGTCAACTGCCTACAGATAGCTCTTAGGATGGGCAACTATGAGCTCATAAGTCTGTTACTGAGGCATGGGGCCAATGTCAACTACTTCTGCCGCGTTAACCCTTTGCATTTCCCATCAGCACTACAATACACATTGAAAGATGAAGTCATGCTCAGGATGCTGCTGAATTATGGCTATGACATTGAGCGATGTTTTGACTGTCCTCATGGAGAAAGGGTTCATCGGTTTTGTACTTTTGAAGGCTGGACATCTACAGTTATTAAAGACACTATG TTCTGTGAAGTCATAACTTTGTCATGGCTACAGCATCTCTCTGGGAAAGTTGTCCGTGTGATGCTTGATTATGTTGATCAAGTTCAAATCTGTTCAAAATTGAAAGCTGTGCTGGAAAAACAAAGGCTCTGGCCAGAAATACATTTTATCTTGA CCAATCCCCGTTCTCTACAACATTTGTGCCGCCTTAGGATCCGGAAGTGTATGGGACGGTTACGTTTGCGCTGCCCTGTCTTCATGTCGTTTCTTCCGCTGCCCAATCTCTTAAAAGCTTACATCCTTTACAAAGAATATGACCTTTTTGGACAAGAACATTCTACAGGAACATGGTAA
- the Asb14 gene encoding ankyrin repeat and SOCS box protein 14 isoform X1, translated as MATLLTIHGADVNLRCANERTALHEAAKLGRLDMVKLMLTSGAYPDARSSYGFTPLALAAQGADVHSQASDSSSVLLEAVRGGNPESVSLLLEYGADANIPKSSGHLPIHVAADKGHFLALKVLVPVTDIAAIKKSGISPVHCAAAGAHPQCLELLIRAGFDVNFMLDQRVRKHYDDQRKSALYFAVSNGDLSSVKLLLSAGALPNQDPVNCLQIALRMGNYELISLLLRHGANVNYFCRVNPLHFPSALQYTLKDEVMLRMLLNYGYDIERCFDCPHGERVHRFCTFEGWTSTVIKDTMFCEVITLSWLQHLSGKVVRVMLDYVDQVQICSKLKAVLEKQRLWPEIHFILTNPRSLQHLCRLRIRKCMGRLRLRCPVFMSFLPLPNLLKAYILYKEYDLFGQEHSTGTW; from the exons ATGGCCACCTTGCTGACCATCCACGGAGCAGATGTCAATCTCCGATGTGCCAATGAAAGGACAGCTCTCCATGAAGCTGCCAAGCTAGGCAGACTGGACATGGTAAAACTGATGCTGACTTCCGGAGCATACCCAGATGCACGGAGCTCCTACGGATTCACGCCCCTTGCCCTCGCTGCTCAAG GAGCCGACGTTCACAGTCAGGCCTCTGACTCTTCCTCTGTTTTACTTGAAGCTGTTAGAGGAGGGAATCCAGAATCTGTGAGTCTGTTGCTAGAGTACGGAGCTGATGCCAACATTCCTAAGAGTTCAGGCCACCTGCCCATTCACGTGGCAGCTGACAAAGGCCATTTCCT AGCTCTAAAGGTATTGGTCCCAGTCACAGACATCGCAGCCATCAAGAAGAGTGGGATCAGTCCCGTTCACTGCGCAGCAGCTGGGGCGCACCCCCAATGCCTGGAGCTTCTCATTCGGGCTGGATTTGATGTGAATTTCATGCTGGATCAGAGAGTCCGTAAACATTATGACGATCAACGGAAGTCAGCCTTGTATTTTGCTGTTTCAAACGGTGACCTCTCTTCAGTTAAGCTGCTTCTCAGTGCTGGAGCTCTACCTAATCAAGACCCAGTCAACTGCCTACAGATAGCTCTTAGGATGGGCAACTATGAGCTCATAAGTCTGTTACTGAGGCATGGGGCCAATGTCAACTACTTCTGCCGCGTTAACCCTTTGCATTTCCCATCAGCACTACAATACACATTGAAAGATGAAGTCATGCTCAGGATGCTGCTGAATTATGGCTATGACATTGAGCGATGTTTTGACTGTCCTCATGGAGAAAGGGTTCATCGGTTTTGTACTTTTGAAGGCTGGACATCTACAGTTATTAAAGACACTATG TTCTGTGAAGTCATAACTTTGTCATGGCTACAGCATCTCTCTGGGAAAGTTGTCCGTGTGATGCTTGATTATGTTGATCAAGTTCAAATCTGTTCAAAATTGAAAGCTGTGCTGGAAAAACAAAGGCTCTGGCCAGAAATACATTTTATCTTGA CCAATCCCCGTTCTCTACAACATTTGTGCCGCCTTAGGATCCGGAAGTGTATGGGACGGTTACGTTTGCGCTGCCCTGTCTTCATGTCGTTTCTTCCGCTGCCCAATCTCTTAAAAGCTTACATCCTTTACAAAGAATATGACCTTTTTGGACAAGAACATTCTACAGGAACATGGTAA
- the Asb14 gene encoding ankyrin repeat and SOCS box protein 14 isoform X2 yields the protein MATLLTIHGADVNLRCANERTALHEAAKLGRLDMVKLMLTSGAYPDARSSYGFTPLALAAQAVRGGNPESVSLLLEYGADANIPKSSGHLPIHVAADKGHFLALKVLVPVTDIAAIKKSGISPVHCAAAGAHPQCLELLIRAGFDVNFMLDQRVRKHYDDQRKSALYFAVSNGDLSSVKLLLSAGALPNQDPVNCLQIALRMGNYELISLLLRHGANVNYFCRVNPLHFPSALQYTLKDEVMLRMLLNYGYDIERCFDCPHGERVHRFCTFEGWTSTVIKDTMFCEVITLSWLQHLSGKVVRVMLDYVDQVQICSKLKAVLEKQRLWPEIHFILTNPRSLQHLCRLRIRKCMGRLRLRCPVFMSFLPLPNLLKAYILYKEYDLFGQEHSTGTW from the exons ATGGCCACCTTGCTGACCATCCACGGAGCAGATGTCAATCTCCGATGTGCCAATGAAAGGACAGCTCTCCATGAAGCTGCCAAGCTAGGCAGACTGGACATGGTAAAACTGATGCTGACTTCCGGAGCATACCCAGATGCACGGAGCTCCTACGGATTCACGCCCCTTGCCCTCGCTGCTCAAG CTGTTAGAGGAGGGAATCCAGAATCTGTGAGTCTGTTGCTAGAGTACGGAGCTGATGCCAACATTCCTAAGAGTTCAGGCCACCTGCCCATTCACGTGGCAGCTGACAAAGGCCATTTCCT AGCTCTAAAGGTATTGGTCCCAGTCACAGACATCGCAGCCATCAAGAAGAGTGGGATCAGTCCCGTTCACTGCGCAGCAGCTGGGGCGCACCCCCAATGCCTGGAGCTTCTCATTCGGGCTGGATTTGATGTGAATTTCATGCTGGATCAGAGAGTCCGTAAACATTATGACGATCAACGGAAGTCAGCCTTGTATTTTGCTGTTTCAAACGGTGACCTCTCTTCAGTTAAGCTGCTTCTCAGTGCTGGAGCTCTACCTAATCAAGACCCAGTCAACTGCCTACAGATAGCTCTTAGGATGGGCAACTATGAGCTCATAAGTCTGTTACTGAGGCATGGGGCCAATGTCAACTACTTCTGCCGCGTTAACCCTTTGCATTTCCCATCAGCACTACAATACACATTGAAAGATGAAGTCATGCTCAGGATGCTGCTGAATTATGGCTATGACATTGAGCGATGTTTTGACTGTCCTCATGGAGAAAGGGTTCATCGGTTTTGTACTTTTGAAGGCTGGACATCTACAGTTATTAAAGACACTATG TTCTGTGAAGTCATAACTTTGTCATGGCTACAGCATCTCTCTGGGAAAGTTGTCCGTGTGATGCTTGATTATGTTGATCAAGTTCAAATCTGTTCAAAATTGAAAGCTGTGCTGGAAAAACAAAGGCTCTGGCCAGAAATACATTTTATCTTGA CCAATCCCCGTTCTCTACAACATTTGTGCCGCCTTAGGATCCGGAAGTGTATGGGACGGTTACGTTTGCGCTGCCCTGTCTTCATGTCGTTTCTTCCGCTGCCCAATCTCTTAAAAGCTTACATCCTTTACAAAGAATATGACCTTTTTGGACAAGAACATTCTACAGGAACATGGTAA